Proteins from a single region of Pseudarthrobacter sp. NIBRBAC000502772:
- a CDS encoding Hsp70 family protein produces MNYVLALDVGTSFTAAAIVRINHDASRVPESLPLGLRGTAVPSVVYYPEEGPILVGEAAERRGLDSPERVVREFKRRVGDDVPIAVGTLSLPAEDVFATMARWVADRAEEREGAPPSDIILSHPASWGAHRTQLVLAALASKDLTKVTLISEPEAAALHYAAQVRVEAGSTIAVYDLGGGTFDTAVLKKTDAGHFELLGRPEGIEGLGGADFDAAVLRYVADHAGQGLANLDPSAPGALAALSRLRRECVEAKEALSADSEASISVLLPGFQQQVRLVRSDFEAMIREPIRETVDALERSLQDLGLTPDDLSAVLLIGGSSRIPLVAQLISEQLDRPIAVDADPKSSICLGAAVAALRAQPEGAAQPAAMTAQLADAVVLTQADGHHGTAGRRASWSRHADAGAAALAAGAHAAGAHAGGRKGGAHGPRPTVRLTAVAAVAALFTGLTATAAQGPDGLGSLSAMFAPSADAAKDTPSAAPPDGTGGPGSGGPAAGAGAAVAGAGAAQLPVQGIEASAQLQDSGAPASSTGLDIAASSTSRPLTEAGQPAAGGAAAGTGTSGEPAQGSGGSTPGTVTSPTTDPPPDVVPLPVDPVPDPTTDPAPGPTTDPAPDPTTNPTTDPAPDPTTDPAPDPTTNPTTDPAPDPTTDPAPDPTMGPAPEPSSAPAPEPDPTTDPAPEPDPFAEPSPTTDPVPTTEPAV; encoded by the coding sequence ATGAACTATGTTCTCGCCCTTGACGTCGGGACCAGTTTCACCGCCGCCGCCATAGTTCGAATCAATCACGACGCTTCACGTGTTCCGGAGAGCCTGCCGCTGGGGCTCCGCGGAACGGCTGTGCCTTCGGTGGTTTACTACCCCGAGGAAGGCCCCATCCTGGTGGGGGAGGCGGCCGAGCGCCGCGGCCTTGACTCCCCGGAGCGGGTGGTGCGGGAGTTCAAAAGGCGCGTCGGAGACGACGTCCCCATTGCCGTCGGCACTCTTTCCCTCCCTGCTGAGGACGTCTTCGCCACTATGGCCCGATGGGTCGCAGACCGGGCTGAAGAACGCGAGGGAGCGCCGCCGTCGGACATTATCCTTTCCCACCCTGCCTCCTGGGGTGCGCACCGAACGCAGCTCGTCCTCGCTGCCCTTGCCTCAAAAGACCTGACAAAGGTCACGCTGATCAGCGAACCGGAAGCGGCGGCGCTGCACTACGCCGCCCAGGTGCGGGTGGAGGCTGGCAGTACCATCGCCGTCTACGACCTCGGTGGCGGGACCTTTGACACCGCCGTCCTGAAGAAGACGGACGCCGGCCACTTTGAACTGCTGGGCCGGCCCGAAGGGATCGAGGGGCTGGGCGGCGCCGACTTCGACGCAGCCGTCCTGCGGTACGTTGCCGATCACGCCGGGCAGGGCCTGGCCAATCTTGACCCGTCGGCGCCCGGAGCGCTGGCGGCCCTGTCCCGCCTGCGGCGGGAGTGTGTGGAAGCCAAGGAGGCGTTGTCCGCGGACAGCGAGGCGAGCATTTCGGTGCTCCTGCCGGGATTCCAGCAGCAGGTGCGGCTGGTCCGGTCCGACTTCGAGGCGATGATCAGGGAGCCCATCCGGGAAACAGTGGACGCCCTGGAGCGTTCCCTGCAGGACCTGGGGCTCACCCCGGACGACCTGTCCGCGGTGCTTCTCATCGGCGGCTCATCGCGCATTCCCCTGGTGGCACAGCTGATTTCGGAGCAGCTGGACCGGCCGATCGCCGTGGACGCCGATCCGAAGTCATCCATCTGCCTCGGCGCGGCGGTTGCCGCCCTTCGCGCTCAGCCGGAGGGCGCCGCGCAGCCCGCTGCCATGACCGCACAGCTGGCCGACGCCGTCGTGCTCACGCAGGCTGACGGGCATCATGGGACTGCCGGCCGACGAGCCAGCTGGTCCCGGCATGCCGACGCCGGTGCTGCAGCACTCGCCGCCGGCGCCCATGCCGCCGGTGCCCATGCTGGCGGGCGCAAGGGCGGCGCGCACGGGCCACGTCCGACCGTGCGGCTGACTGCGGTAGCAGCGGTAGCGGCGCTCTTTACCGGGCTGACGGCGACGGCAGCCCAGGGCCCGGACGGACTCGGCAGCCTCTCGGCGATGTTCGCCCCGTCGGCGGATGCGGCGAAGGACACGCCAAGCGCTGCTCCTCCTGACGGAACCGGCGGACCTGGCTCCGGTGGCCCCGCGGCAGGAGCAGGCGCGGCAGTAGCAGGAGCAGGCGCGGCGCAGCTCCCCGTGCAGGGGATTGAAGCCAGCGCCCAGCTGCAGGACAGCGGCGCGCCGGCCAGTTCCACGGGACTGGACATTGCTGCCTCGTCCACCAGCAGGCCACTTACCGAAGCAGGCCAACCAGCAGCCGGCGGAGCCGCTGCCGGGACGGGCACTTCTGGTGAGCCTGCACAGGGTTCCGGAGGCTCCACCCCGGGTACAGTGACCAGCCCGACGACGGATCCGCCGCCGGACGTGGTCCCATTGCCCGTCGATCCTGTACCGGATCCGACCACTGACCCGGCCCCGGGTCCTACCACTGACCCTGCGCCGGATCCGACCACCAATCCGACCACTGACCCGGCTCCGGATCCGACTACTGACCCTGCGCCGGATCCGACCACCAATCCGACCACTGACCCGGCTCCGGATCCGACTACTGACCCTGCGCCGGATCCGACCATGGGCCCGGCTCCAGAGCCGTCGTCGGCACCTGCGCCGGAGCCCGATCCGACGACGGACCCTGCGCCGGAGCCCGACCCGTTCGCGGAACCGTCCCCCACCACGGATCCTGTCCCAACTACCGAGCCGGCGGTCTGA
- the ccsB gene encoding c-type cytochrome biogenesis protein CcsB, whose product MPFAINETMGQYSELFMLLAAGTYTVAFIAFAWDLAKSSRALRAIDLKAAEAAGTRVPAMAGAGASAGSAAAADSVATDRVDSHLAGPVGRVERPSSSVAKRGGDASGAGQTADADMRYAAERRVPARVAVALTVLGVLIHAAGVITRAVGAGRVPWGNMYEFLTTGAFVAVAVFLLVLIRRDLRFLGTFVVGLAIIMLVAASVAYWTPVGHLVPALQSYWLIIHVSIAVLSSALFTLTFAMSALQLVQSHRQKTVAAGGADKLGFMRLVPSALSLENLSYRINAIAFIGWTFTLMFGAIWAEKAWGRFWGWDTKEVWTFVIWVVYAGYLHARATRGWTGTRAAWLSIVGYLCVVFNFTIVNQFFNGLHSYSGL is encoded by the coding sequence ATGCCGTTCGCCATCAACGAAACCATGGGCCAGTACAGCGAGCTGTTTATGCTGCTCGCAGCCGGCACGTACACCGTGGCCTTCATCGCCTTCGCCTGGGACCTCGCGAAGAGCAGCAGGGCGCTGCGCGCCATAGACCTGAAGGCGGCCGAGGCTGCCGGGACCAGGGTGCCCGCGATGGCCGGCGCCGGTGCGTCTGCTGGTTCAGCCGCGGCAGCCGACAGTGTGGCAACGGACAGGGTTGACTCGCACCTGGCCGGACCGGTGGGACGGGTCGAGCGGCCGTCGTCGTCCGTGGCCAAGCGGGGCGGCGACGCTTCCGGGGCCGGGCAGACGGCCGACGCCGATATGCGCTATGCGGCGGAACGCCGCGTTCCGGCGCGGGTCGCCGTTGCCCTCACCGTTCTCGGCGTGCTGATCCATGCCGCCGGCGTCATCACGCGTGCCGTGGGTGCAGGCCGGGTGCCGTGGGGCAACATGTACGAGTTCCTGACCACCGGCGCGTTTGTGGCCGTGGCGGTTTTCCTGCTGGTGCTGATCCGCCGCGACCTGCGGTTCCTGGGCACGTTTGTGGTGGGCCTGGCCATCATCATGCTGGTGGCCGCCTCGGTGGCTTACTGGACCCCCGTGGGCCACCTGGTCCCTGCGCTGCAGAGCTACTGGCTGATCATCCACGTCTCCATCGCGGTGCTCTCCTCCGCACTCTTCACCCTCACGTTCGCCATGTCCGCCCTGCAGCTGGTCCAGTCCCACCGGCAAAAGACGGTGGCTGCCGGTGGTGCTGACAAGCTTGGCTTTATGCGGCTGGTTCCCTCGGCACTGAGCCTGGAAAACCTGTCCTACCGGATCAACGCCATCGCCTTCATCGGCTGGACCTTCACCCTCATGTTCGGTGCCATCTGGGCTGAAAAAGCCTGGGGCCGGTTCTGGGGCTGGGACACCAAGGAAGTCTGGACCTTCGTGATCTGGGTGGTCTACGCGGGCTACCTGCACGCCCGCGCCACGCGTGGCTGGACCGGCACCCGAGCCGCGTGGCTGTCGATCGTCGGCTACCTCTGCGTGGTCTTCAATTTCACCATCGTCAACCAGTTCTTTAACGGTCTGCACTCCTATTCGGGCCTCTGA
- a CDS encoding cytochrome c biogenesis CcdA family protein, with amino-acid sequence MNSPFAETILNGSLLLAIPVALLAGLVSFLSPCVLPLVPGYLGYVTGLSGVDLEKQKRGRMLAGIGLFVLGFSVIFVLLGGAFGQLGTLITGSQNAWITQLLGLLVILMGVVFMGGFGWLQRDAKIHAKPPAGLWGAPLLGLTFGLGWAPCIGPTYSAVQLLSLSGGSSAAKGALLAFVYSLGLGIPFLLIALAVRRGMGVMSFFRTHRLAIQRIGGGILVVLGLLMASGVWGTWVTELQYWFQTDVKLPI; translated from the coding sequence GTGAACAGCCCCTTCGCCGAAACCATCCTGAACGGCTCGCTCCTGCTTGCCATCCCGGTGGCGCTGCTCGCCGGCCTGGTGTCCTTCCTCTCGCCGTGCGTGCTGCCCCTGGTGCCCGGCTACCTGGGCTACGTCACCGGCCTGAGCGGCGTGGACCTGGAGAAGCAGAAGCGCGGCCGGATGCTTGCGGGCATCGGGCTTTTTGTGCTGGGGTTCTCGGTGATTTTCGTGCTCCTGGGCGGCGCGTTCGGCCAGCTTGGCACCCTGATCACCGGCTCGCAGAATGCCTGGATCACCCAGCTGCTGGGGCTCCTGGTCATCCTTATGGGCGTGGTGTTTATGGGCGGTTTCGGCTGGCTGCAGCGTGATGCGAAGATCCATGCCAAGCCGCCGGCCGGCCTGTGGGGCGCGCCGTTGCTGGGCCTCACGTTCGGCCTGGGCTGGGCCCCGTGCATCGGGCCCACCTACTCTGCCGTCCAGCTCCTGAGCCTGTCCGGCGGTTCCTCCGCAGCCAAGGGTGCCCTCCTGGCGTTTGTCTACAGCCTGGGCCTGGGCATCCCGTTCCTGCTGATCGCCCTGGCGGTGCGACGCGGCATGGGTGTGATGTCCTTCTTCCGCACGCACCGCCTGGCCATCCAGCGGATCGGCGGCGGGATCCTGGTGGTGCTGGGCCTGCTGATGGCCAGCGGCGTCTGGGGCACCTGGGTCACCGAGTTGCAGTACTGGTTCCAAACCGATGTGAAGTTGCCGATCTGA
- a CDS encoding TlpA disulfide reductase family protein, whose translation MTDPRATSRAISGTASRRAVLVAGGAALTALTLGLSACAQEDALAKQAKAGDNKNYVAGDGSVTEFTAADRKAAVAINGTLFNGTQIAPADFQGKVTVLNFWFAACAPCRVEAPILEELHQDFKDQGVQFFGVNLRDEKGTAEAFDKTFNLTYPSFDDKNGGVLLAVSGLVPPGAVPTTLVLDKQGRVASRVLGEIQKGTLKALITAAVAE comes from the coding sequence ATGACTGACCCTCGCGCAACATCCCGCGCAATTTCAGGCACAGCATCCCGCCGCGCCGTGCTCGTTGCCGGCGGCGCCGCCCTGACCGCCCTGACCCTGGGGCTGTCCGCCTGCGCGCAGGAAGACGCCCTCGCCAAGCAGGCCAAAGCCGGCGACAACAAGAACTACGTGGCCGGGGACGGCTCGGTGACCGAGTTCACCGCCGCGGACCGCAAGGCCGCCGTCGCCATTAACGGCACACTGTTCAACGGCACCCAGATAGCCCCCGCGGACTTCCAAGGCAAGGTGACCGTCCTGAACTTCTGGTTCGCCGCCTGCGCACCCTGCCGCGTTGAAGCACCCATCCTGGAAGAGCTGCACCAGGACTTCAAGGACCAGGGCGTGCAGTTCTTTGGCGTCAACCTCCGCGATGAAAAAGGCACTGCAGAGGCCTTTGATAAGACCTTCAACCTGACCTACCCCAGCTTCGATGACAAGAACGGCGGCGTGCTCCTGGCCGTCTCCGGGCTGGTCCCGCCGGGAGCGGTCCCCACCACGCTGGTCCTGGACAAGCAGGGCCGCGTGGCCTCGCGCGTGCTGGGCGAAATCCAGAAGGGCACCCTCAAAGCCCTCATCACCGCCGCCGTGGCAGAGTAG
- a CDS encoding cytochrome c biogenesis protein ResB: protein MSERVKENKKSPAPVAAAKTEAALPVLGPVEMLRWAWTQLTSMRTALFLLLLLAVAAVPGSLFPQRPANPSIVTQYIKDNPDYGKLLDTLQLYDVYSSAWFSAIYILLFISLIGCVVPRAIAHYRAMRSQPPRTPKRLSRLPEYGTLVVPADAGLPASDAIRSAAGVLRKRGYRVDVRDDDGARPSLGAERGFAKEVGNLVFHTSLIGVLVSVAVGGLFGYSGQRILVEGDTFVNTLVGYDQFTPGTNFQSSQLQPYSIQLDKFDVLFDRESPGKIGQPIDFNAEVTTRETPDSPAKQEVLKVNDPVTLGGTSIYLTGNGYAPVVTIRDGAGNVAMQGPVVAKLQGDNYYSSLVIKVPDARPEQLGFVGFFLPTAFVTEEGVSFSGDPDLFNPRLTLNSYFGDLGLDAGSPQNVFELDVSDLTPLNARNLDAGGITLAPGSTYTLPDGKGSISFDSVKRYVGVDIHHNPGQLYALIFALLAVGGLIVSLYVNRRRVWVRTGTHEDGRTMVEYGLLARGEDHRLAAEAVAVRKLLSDEWQLADSDSVESADDSDSSVTQQTPSRQGDNGADSVTTPAGPTGPKKDQ, encoded by the coding sequence ATGAGCGAGCGCGTGAAAGAAAACAAAAAGTCCCCGGCACCCGTTGCCGCCGCCAAAACCGAGGCGGCGCTGCCAGTCCTGGGGCCGGTGGAGATGCTGCGTTGGGCCTGGACCCAGCTGACCAGCATGCGCACGGCGCTGTTCCTGCTGCTGCTCCTGGCTGTCGCCGCGGTGCCCGGTTCGCTCTTCCCGCAGCGCCCGGCCAACCCGTCCATCGTGACGCAGTACATCAAGGACAACCCGGACTACGGGAAGCTGCTGGACACCCTCCAGCTCTACGACGTCTACTCGTCGGCCTGGTTCTCGGCCATCTACATCCTGCTGTTCATCTCGCTGATCGGCTGCGTGGTCCCGCGCGCCATCGCCCACTACAGGGCCATGCGCTCCCAGCCGCCGCGGACCCCCAAACGTCTCTCCCGCCTCCCCGAGTACGGCACCCTGGTGGTTCCCGCCGACGCCGGCCTCCCGGCGTCGGACGCCATCCGCAGTGCCGCCGGCGTGCTCAGGAAGCGCGGCTACCGCGTTGACGTGAGGGACGACGACGGCGCGCGGCCGTCTTTGGGCGCCGAACGCGGCTTCGCCAAGGAGGTAGGGAACCTGGTGTTCCACACGTCGCTGATCGGTGTGCTGGTGTCCGTGGCCGTGGGCGGCCTGTTCGGCTACAGCGGCCAGCGCATCCTGGTGGAGGGCGACACCTTCGTGAACACGCTGGTGGGCTACGACCAGTTCACCCCCGGCACGAACTTCCAGTCCAGCCAGCTGCAGCCGTACTCCATCCAGCTGGACAAATTCGACGTCTTGTTTGACCGCGAATCACCAGGCAAAATCGGCCAGCCCATCGACTTCAACGCCGAAGTCACCACCCGGGAAACCCCGGACTCGCCCGCCAAGCAGGAAGTCCTGAAGGTCAACGATCCCGTGACCCTCGGCGGCACCAGCATCTACCTCACGGGCAACGGCTACGCGCCCGTGGTGACCATCCGCGACGGCGCCGGCAACGTGGCCATGCAGGGTCCCGTGGTGGCCAAGCTCCAGGGTGACAACTACTACTCCTCCCTGGTGATCAAGGTCCCCGACGCCCGGCCCGAACAGCTGGGCTTCGTGGGGTTTTTCCTGCCCACGGCGTTTGTCACCGAGGAGGGGGTGTCCTTCAGCGGCGATCCGGACCTGTTCAACCCGCGGCTGACCCTGAACTCCTACTTCGGGGACCTTGGCCTGGACGCCGGCTCGCCGCAGAACGTCTTTGAACTCGACGTCAGTGACCTCACGCCGCTGAACGCCCGCAACCTGGACGCCGGCGGCATCACCCTGGCTCCGGGCAGCACCTACACCCTGCCGGACGGCAAGGGCAGCATCAGCTTTGACAGCGTGAAGCGGTACGTGGGCGTGGACATCCACCACAACCCGGGCCAGCTCTACGCCCTCATTTTCGCGCTGCTGGCCGTGGGCGGCCTGATCGTCTCGCTCTACGTGAACCGGCGCCGCGTCTGGGTGCGGACCGGGACGCACGAGGACGGCCGCACCATGGTGGAGTATGGCCTGCTTGCCCGCGGTGAGGACCACCGGCTCGCCGCGGAAGCGGTTGCCGTCAGGAAGCTGCTGTCCGACGAGTGGCAGCTTGCGGATTCCGATTCCGTCGAATCTGCTGACGATTCCGATTCCAGCGTCACCCAGCAAACTCCCAGCCGCCAGGGCGATAATGGCGCAGACTCTGTCACCACCCCAGCGGGCCCCACCGGGCCGAAAAAGGACCAGTAA